The stretch of DNA CAACGCTCCGGGAACCTGCAGTATGATCTCCACTTCTGGTTGGGTGAGTGCAGTGAGCCAGACACTATCCTAGAGTTAAATACAGAAGCAGAAATAAAGGGAAAATCCACTCTAAAGTCCACTCTAAAGTGTTTAAATGATTTAAGAATACAGGTGCATGGAGTAAATAATAGATGGAATAGTGTGAACTTTTAAACTTGAATCACAGCTACCAACACTGCTGCAAAAGAAGGGTAATTATATTTAAGGCCAGTCAGGAGCATTGACACAACATGATTAGTTTGTGGatctcttttgcttttttgttggagtatttttcctgtttccatGGACTTGTGCCCAAACATGGAATCTCAGTTTTCCAGTGAAGCTATGATTCTGTTTAACTTGCAAATTACATCAGGATATGTCTGTTTTCCTGAGAAGTAATTTCACTTGACATTGTTGCTGCTTGGCTGTATTTACTGTTGATGCTGAGAGAAGTCAGAACAGTGACTCATGTATTGAAGGGGCAGTGCGGAGTAAGCAACATCTTTATCTTGAAGATTAAAAGATGAAGTGGTAAACACTGATACCTGTTTTAcaccctgtctcctagaaattatgtttatattgaaGCGATTTTTGGAGATAAGGTGGAAACACCAATTTGACCCATTacattaatgtcattaaaaccacgtatttacatatattagaattatttttacattaaaaaaactaaatctaaaaagcttaaaacaagattttgagGTATTTTATCTGACAGCTGGTTACTTTGCAGGttcagattttacatacaaaacataaaattagTTAATATAGTTTGTAAATTGTACCTATATCTGATTCTCTATTTTTCATGCttcatattatatatagtaaataatcatactgtatataatattcTACTTTTTAGGTTACTTTTCTATACTATGCATCTGTTTTCACTACCTTATACTGCTGTGACATATCAGTTTCCCTGTGCGGGATCAGTATTTTATCTATGATACATTCTAACAGTTTTTTAAGTTTTGAATGCGGAACTTTTAACttgaaactgaatatttgtaCAATGTTGTATTGTTCtttaaggatctgaatacttcaaCCACCACTGacaatatatttgtttataattGATGTGTTTGGTTCAAAATGGTATAGACAAAATCCCTTGGTCTCAAACTAAAACCTTATATTTACCTTATGAGCTTTTAGATCATTGAAAAACGTCTGCCATGAAGTTCCACGGAATGTGTAGCTGATAATAAATCACAAAGCATATCTGTCCCTTCCTCCTGAAAAGAGGAAATGCCTATCACAAATGTAAAGGCTGTAAACAGGATGAGACaatgcaaaaacataaaacacaactgcAGCAGTGCAGTAAATGTAGTGTTGgctgttattttaaaatttaatgacagaaatgctttaaaacatccctcctcatcctcccagattcaatatttcacacacaaatgatCATGTGCTAAAGCCGCAACCCTGTTTAGCCACCTAAAGACTAGCTCTGTAAATGAGTATTGACAGATGGAGGGGTATCTGACTGACTGGGTCATTTTTTAGGATTTAGCTTaaagcaaaatacaaaaacaaaacaaaacaaacaaaaaaaaacaagaagctgAGTCGGGTCTTTTTTCCATATTGATTTCATGTGCTTTTAGTTGGCTAAATTGATCATGGAAACAGCATTTACCAATAAACAGGATCTGATGTAACCCTCCCACATACTGCTGAACtagacagaaatagaaacagaatAATGGTGCATGTATTAATGTGTCTGCTGCTGACACATATTGATCTCCTGACTCACTGAGTCCTCAGTGAGTGAATTCCTCAAACATACAATGTAGCTTTCACGGTTAGATGCATGACTGCTGAGATAAAATATGCACCTGGATTAATATGGAGTCCATCTGTGGTTCCTCTGGTGCAGGTGATTTCTGCACCCAGGATGAGAGCGGCTCAGCGGCCATCTTTACAGTCCAAATGGACGACTTCCTGGGGGGAAAACCCATCCAGTATCGCGAGGTCCAGGGACACGAGTCCAAAACATTTCTGGGCTACTTCAAGTCTGGAATCAAATACATGGTAAGATTTCAACTGAGTGCATGTTTGTAGCCTCAAAATCATCTGTCcgcatgttttattttgcttttattggtGAATTTTAAACCCCGATTGTGTATCGTGAGTGTTGTGTTTAAAGTGTGATTTCTGCCTGTTAATTGATTGAATTTCTGTGGTTATATTTCAACTTATTTCAAAAGATAAACAGCCTTTTCTCATTCAGTATCTTTAAAAAGAAGATTGAATAATGTATAACACAATTATGATGTGAACCAAGTATCTGAATTTccaatatttattaaaaatatgtttctttaatGTTTACTACTGCAGAAACAATGCaactattaacaataataaaacgTAACCTGAattttgtcattcattatctatACAATAGAAGATCTGCTGGGTTATGACCTCATCATTTTGTCAATCAAGTGTCAAATTTCCCAATATCCATTACCATTATTTACCATGTttacttttttcccttttttggaGGAAGGAGCAACTTTACTTGGAAAGcaggtattttatttaaaatgcatttcttaTCTTCCAGAAAGGCGGCGTGGCATCTGGGTTCAAGCATGTCGTCACCAATGAGGTGGTTATGCAGCGGCTGCTGCAGGTCAAAGGTCGTCGTGTTGTCCGGGCAACAGAGGTGCCGGTCAGCTGGGACAGCTTCAACACGGGAGACTGCTTCATCCTGGACATGGGTGATGTGAGTGAGACTGAGGCGATCCAGCaaattaatattacatttacaagATATTATTACGTAATAGTTACTTACAGGAAgcaattttttttgtaaaaaacaaaatgcaaaattccACCTTCAGTAAAGATTGTATTCATCGACTTTTCAATTTGCTCTTCTTGTTCCTGCTGTACAGGAGATTTTTCAGTGGTGTGGCTCCCAGAGCAACCGCTTTGAGAAGCTGAAGGCTACGCAGGTCGCCAAGGGTATCCGTGACAACGAACGCAGCGGGAGGGCCCGAGTTTACGTCTGTGACgaggggatggagagagagaagatgctAGAGGTGAGATCAGTGAATTATGAGAAGAAATTAAATCTCACATTATGCTGCAGTGGACATCCATGTTAGAATCTGCTGACACAACCCTGCTTCTGTCCTCAGGTTTTAGGTCCTAAACCAGATCTGCCTGAAGGAGGTCCTGATGACATCAAGGCTGATGCTTCCAACAGGAAGAGGGCCAAACTCTACAAGGTGAGATAAACAGGAACACTGTAGACACTCATGCTGTCATATCATATTAGACTGATCGTGTCTTGTAATGTAGGCTCACTATGATCAGTttgtatttgaaataaaaatctttgaattcatcagtgtttattttgaatattggattaaataatacattaaaatcCAGGCAAAAATCTGACTTTAAAGTACTATTTGCAGCACAAAGTTTCATCACCAGCCCTCCACCTTTCACCATCTAGACTGTTTTTACTAAAGTAGAGGGACTCATAATCAGCAGGTTTGAACTTTCTCCCAGTGTTTCTCTTCACTTATaataatcatatatatatataataactgGAAGATTTTCTCAGCTGTGTTTGCTGCAAGAGGACATCATATACTGTAAACTACAGTGATCAGTGCCTTCCTGGAGCAGACAACGTTAAAATTACCAATCTCCTTTGGAAAAATAGTGAATATTTGTGAACATCTAAGACTAAAAGGTTTATGTTTATAAAAGTTTTCCTGTGGTCATCAGTGAAGAGTTACAGTACTGTAGTTTTTCATGACAGATGTGTTAACTCTTTAGTTCTGCCTCTTGATCTACTTCTTTACATAGTAATTCTTACAAAAGTGACACCTCTTGCCCCTGATTGACAACTCTCTCTTCCTTTGTCCCTTCCTGCAGGTTTCCAATGCCAGTGGAGGAATGACCATCACGCTGGTGGCAGCAGAGAACCCGTTCGCCCAGAGCGCCCTGGAGTCCGGTGACTGCTTCATTCTGGACCACGGCTCTGATGGCAGGATCTTTGTCTGGAAAGGTCAGCGCAGTGGAGTCCCCATATGTTCATTTAGCAGTGGTTCACTTTCacagatgaaacatttttacCACTGCAGAATAGATGCTGTGTGGTCGATTCTGAACAGTCAAACCTCAGATCAGTCCTCAGCTGATCATGAGAGGGACGTTGCTCAGGCagactgtaatttattttgagCTATTAATCAAGTGTAGTGCTTTTGACACACAAAGAACCAAAGTTATTTTGTGTAAAGTGTGGACTAATTCTAAATCTGAAATTCTCTTTACACTTGCTAAACCCGCTTCTAATACAGTGATATAGACCTGAAGGTGAATTAAAGGAATGTTTTGCCATTTAgggaaataagcttatttgcattcttgctgagagtcagatgagaagatatgtgtgatatttcagttatacttctctgtacaaaaacagaagTGTGACAATGACATAGTGTGGTTTTACGGGGAACTTTGTGTGAGCTATTTTTTGATTGGGTGCAGTGTTATCTtgttgtcactgtgaggttgccaggcaacttgtttcttttttctttgtttggtaGGGATTAAACACCTTTTTTATCTGTGAgtcaagctagctgtttccccctgttcccagtgtttatgctaaactaagctaacaggctgctgACTGTAACTTCAAATTTAATGTACAAAGATGATATCAATCAATATGGAATCTATCTTTTTATCGCATTCTTGGcagtgtatttccaaaaatcttgaactactcctttaaaTGCATAACAACAACATTGTTTTTAGTGCATCTAATCCAAGTCATGCTAACTCAACTTCAATtagaattaataataaatcataatCCTAGAACCCAAGTAATAACAAAATCCTATAAATtatgcatttttcattattatgttatttgtaATCTTTCCTTTTGATAAAATGTTGCAACAATTGGAATTTATAACTTTTGTTTTACAGAAAGTTACCAAATCTAGAAGTCACTGCATTGTAGGAATGATCTCTTTCAGTCAGCTTTGCCTCacaaaaagaattaaaaactATTCTTGTTAACAGTTTCTAAATTAAAATACTCATAAGACTACTTAATATATTCCTTTCATAGAGTTGAAATATATTCTCGCTTGACTTAATAATCCTTACCTCAGAACTTTTTTCTTGCTTGCAGGCAAAGACGCCAACATGGACGAGCGAAAGGCAGCAATGAAGGCAGCAGATGAGTTCATCAAGAAGATGGGTTACCCCAAACACACGCAGGTCCAGATCCTGCCAGAGATGGGCGAGACGCCGCTCTTCAAGCAGTTCTTCAAAAACTGGCGGGACAAAGATCAGACAGAGGGCCTGGGCGTGGCCTACATCGCTAACAGCATCGCCAAGATTGAGAAGGTGCCCTTCGACGCCGCCAGCCTGCACGACTCCCCTGCCATGGCCGCCCAGCACGGCATGGTGGATGACGGCAGTGGAGAGAAACAGGTGGACAaccatttttgtattttttcagatCTTAGTGGTAGTATGTAAGGGTAAGGGtcttaaatttgtttttccctaaatttcttttcttttcttctttcttgtcaGATCTGGCGCATCGAGGCAGCCGACAAGGTGCCAGTGGATCCGTCCACATACGGACAGTTCTACGGAGGAGACAGCTACATCATCCTGTACAACTACAGTCACGGAGGACGCCAGGGACACATTATCTACATGTGGTGAGAATACAAGAGACTGACAGTTTGACATCAGTTAAAGTTGAATTCGGCAAGATTTTGTTGTAAAAAAGTTTTACCGTCTAAACTGCCTAAATCAAAAAGTCATTGAGATATCGGATCAAAATACAAACTGCCTGAACATCTACAAAGGTTAAACTCACCTGTGTGAGTAAGCATGTAAGATATTAACACTTATGGTGTTTGATTTGAAAGTTAAGAAGTAAATAATGTGCAGAGATGAAAAGTCCAATACATTTCATCAactgctgtatatatatactatatgtatattttgtaGAACAATGTTTCAGCTGCAAAACACAATAATCTCTAAAAATATGTTATACACTGTTAGAAATAAAATATCCAACGTTAAGATGCATGTTACAAGTTTAAGTATCAATGATATAAAGGACTGGTCTTTATAAAGAGAACTTTTCCTTTGGTGGTGGTATATGGAGTTGTTTTGTGAGCACATACCatgcctcagtttgtgcctctgaTTTGAAcgtaatgataatgataaatgGTTGCAGGCAGGGAATGGACTCCAGTCAAGATGAAATCGGGGCGTCCGCGATCCTCTGCGCCCAGCTGGATGAGGAGCTTGGCGGTGGTCCTGTGCAggtaaaaacacatcattcctttaatgactttgtgtttgtctgctttttttttccatgagcttatattcatttttttgtggtttcttGAATTTATTTTACCACTCTTCTCTGGCTCACTAAGTACAACTACCTTCTCTCTGACCTCTACATCCTTTTTCGCTGTCTCCTTTCCCTCCTGGTTTCCCTGTCACTACGTCTTTCCTCCTTCGTTTCTCTTCAGGTTGTTGGTGCTCCTATAACCACTCAGGTATTTTCCCTCCCCTTCCCTGCTCCTCATCCTCCCAAAATGACTCACATGATTTTATCCGGAGCCAgcgaaaaaaaaaggaagcaaaacaaaaatgattttcgTCGTCAGTTTGTATTTCGTGCCTTTTGTCACTTGCCAAATACATATGAGCATCTGATTTTTGAAATAGCAGTTAACTTAATTTATCTGGCTATTTTAAGACTTAATTAATGTGATAAGGAGTTCAGTCTAATTTACCAAGAAACCATCTTGGTCAGAAACAAACAGGACATTCCACTGGGGATGTTTATCTCCTCTGCCGCCGACCCTGTCTGCTCACATATATAACAGCCGTGTTTCCGGACCTGATGTTACAGCAACACAATAATGACATAATGTCATATGTCAGTTGATGCAAATATGTGTTAAATATGCATGAACACAGACTTTGGGAATAACTGTGGAAGACAAGATCAGCCTTTTTTTAGAGTGAATCCTTGCTCTGTTTTTATGTGAGTCATTCAATCATTTCTGTGTTCTCCATTCACACTTCACTCCTTCCGTGTGTCATTTGCATGTACAACCTTCATGTTTGCGTTGTGTCTGTGCTGTCACATCACACATTTTCTGtgcgcatatgtgtgtgtgtcatgtgttaAGTAGAAATGTTTGAATCCATCCCATTTGGAAACATCTGCACATCGCCAAGTTTATTCTTCCAGATGTTCAGCCTACCTGCtctcactttcaaaatgtaGAACAGTTGTCttgcaaatgtcacttttgtATTCACAGTTTGTCAAATTAACCTAGAGTTTTATGAATTAATCACTTAGAAGATTGATAGAAAAATAATCCTCAACAATTATAGATAATAGATTAATCTTTAAAGTCATTtctttcaagcaaaaatgccaaacatttcctggAAAACAGCTTTATAATGTAGGTGGATTTGCTGATTTCCTTTGCATTattgatggtaaactgaatattttttgtgttttgggttGTTAATTGAGTACAATGTGATATTTAATGGCATTATCTTGGGCTTAAGGAAATTGTGATTGGcatttttccccattttccGACATTTTACTCAACAGATACAAAAACAATACTTTGAGGAATATAAAAGTTTTCTACAAAACTCCTCAAACGTTTAATGTTGTCTTCACACAAACACCTGTACAGGAACTTTGCCTATTATGAAATTGACAAAATTATGCTCA from Thunnus albacares chromosome 18, fThuAlb1.1, whole genome shotgun sequence encodes:
- the gsna gene encoding gelsolin a isoform X2, with protein sequence MAAHHPEFERAGQNPGLQVWRVENFDLVPVPENLYGGFYTGDSYLILNTIKQRSGNLQYDLHFWLGDFCTQDESGSAAIFTVQMDDFLGGKPIQYREVQGHESKTFLGYFKSGIKYMKGGVASGFKHVVTNEVVMQRLLQVKGRRVVRATEVPVSWDSFNTGDCFILDMGDEIFQWCGSQSNRFEKLKATQVAKGIRDNERSGRARVYVCDEGMEREKMLEVLGPKPDLPEGGPDDIKADASNRKRAKLYKVSNASGGMTITLVAAENPFAQSALESGDCFILDHGSDGRIFVWKGKDANMDERKAAMKAADEFIKKMGYPKHTQVQILPEMGETPLFKQFFKNWRDKDQTEGLGVAYIANSIAKIEKVPFDAASLHDSPAMAAQHGMVDDGSGEKQIWRIEAADKVPVDPSTYGQFYGGDSYIILYNYSHGGRQGHIIYMWQGMDSSQDEIGASAILCAQLDEELGGGPVQVRVVQGKEPAHLMSLFGGQPMVVYKGGTSREGGQSAPAETRLFQVRSNSAGHTRAVEVDTVASNLNSNDAFILVTPGDSFMWVGVGASDTEKQGAQQLCDILGVSTSELSEGGETDQFWESLGGKTEYRTSTRLKDKMDAHPPRLFACSNKTGNFIIEEVPGELTQDDLATDDVMILDTWEQVFVWIGNEAQEEEKTEAMTSAARYIETDPANRDRRTPIVRIKQGFEPPTFTGWFLGWDHDYWTSDPLERAMAELAL
- the gsna gene encoding gelsolin a isoform X1 — encoded protein: MAAHHPEFERAGQNPGLQVWRVENFDLVPVPENLYGGFYTGDSYLILNTIKQRSGNLQYDLHFWLGDFCTQDESGSAAIFTVQMDDFLGGKPIQYREVQGHESKTFLGYFKSGIKYMKGGVASGFKHVVTNEVVMQRLLQVKGRRVVRATEVPVSWDSFNTGDCFILDMGDEIFQWCGSQSNRFEKLKATQVAKGIRDNERSGRARVYVCDEGMEREKMLEVLGPKPDLPEGGPDDIKADASNRKRAKLYKVSNASGGMTITLVAAENPFAQSALESGDCFILDHGSDGRIFVWKGKDANMDERKAAMKAADEFIKKMGYPKHTQVQILPEMGETPLFKQFFKNWRDKDQTEGLGVAYIANSIAKIEKVPFDAASLHDSPAMAAQHGMVDDGSGEKQIWRIEAADKVPVDPSTYGQFYGGDSYIILYNYSHGGRQGHIIYMWQGMDSSQDEIGASAILCAQLDEELGGGPVQVVGAPITTQVRVVQGKEPAHLMSLFGGQPMVVYKGGTSREGGQSAPAETRLFQVRSNSAGHTRAVEVDTVASNLNSNDAFILVTPGDSFMWVGVGASDTEKQGAQQLCDILGVSTSELSEGGETDQFWESLGGKTEYRTSTRLKDKMDAHPPRLFACSNKTGNFIIEEVPGELTQDDLATDDVMILDTWEQVFVWIGNEAQEEEKTEAMTSAARYIETDPANRDRRTPIVRIKQGFEPPTFTGWFLGWDHDYWTSDPLERAMAELAL